From one Lycium ferocissimum isolate CSIRO_LF1 chromosome 7, AGI_CSIRO_Lferr_CH_V1, whole genome shotgun sequence genomic stretch:
- the LOC132063689 gene encoding small ribosomal subunit protein uS10z/uS10x-like yields the protein MAATYAAMKPTKPGLEEPQESISKIRITLSSKNVKNLEKVCADLVRGAKDKRLRVKGPVRMPTKVLNITTRKSPCGEGTNTWDRFELRVHKRVIDLFSSPDVVKQITSITIEPGVEVEVTIADS from the exons atggcaGCAACATATGCAGCGATGAAGCCAACAAAGCCTGGGCTTGAGGAGCCACAAGAAAGTATTAGCAAGATTAGGATCACTCTCTCCTCCAAGAATGTTAAGAATCTCGAGAAAG TGTGTGCTGATTTGGTTCGTGGTGCCAAGGATAAGAGGCTCAGGGTGAAGGGACCAGTGAGAATGCCCACAAAGGTCCTCAACATTACCACAAGAAAGTCTCCTTGTGGAGAAG GTACAAATACATGGGACAGATTTGAGCTACGTGTTCACAAGCGAGTGATTGACCTTTTCAGCTCACCAGATGTTGTCAAACAAATCACCTCAATCACCATTGAACCTGGTGTTGAGGTTGAGGTCACTATTGCCGATTCTTAG
- the LOC132063690 gene encoding uncharacterized protein LOC132063690 — MIAVEHKDTMHTNCEASVRCLQNAGYPHNLHYSRTAVKVLPEASDGTYIHPGGDSLDCTLSGEPIEASKESPNHTVYQHGFGLWSAFYPNSNMHLRSVNAIESQPYAYSVDNHYHYSLLNMFPQNYQYDYRFQDFQYFVVIDFEATCDKEKNPHPQEIIEFPSVIVNSTTGQLEACFQTYVRPTCNQQLSDFCKDLTGIQQLQVDRGVTLSEALLRHDKWLEKKGIKNANFAVVTWSSWDCRVMLESECRYKKIRKPPYFNRWINLKVPFREVFGGARCNLKDAVQMAGLAWQGRAHCGLDDAKNTARLLAFLMHKGFRFSITDSLMYQSNDEPLTWKLPPDHPSFPSSFQPQKMRDMPSPVLQNHPYCFCGVRSSKGMFRKPGPKQGSLFFGCGNWTAARGACCQYFEWAKS; from the exons ATGATCGCTGTAGAGCATAaag ATACTATGCATACGAACTGTGAGGCATCTGTAAGATGCCTTCAGAATGCAGGCTATCCCCATAATCTGCACTACAGTAGGACTGCGGTCAAAGTCTTACCGGAGGCTAGTGATGGAACCTATATTCATCCTGGTGGGGATAGCTTGGACTGCACATTGAGTGGTGAACCTATCGAGGCTTCAAAAGAATCTCCGAACCACACTGTCTATCAGCATGGCTTTGGTTTATGGTCAGCCTTTTATCCTAACTCAAATATGCATCTGCGCTCCGTGAATGCTATTGAAAGCCAGCCCTATGCATATTCAGTGGATAATCACTACCATTACAGCCTATTAAACATGTTCCCTCAAAATTATCAGTATGATTATCGGTTCCAAGATTTCCAATACTTTGTTGTTATTGACTTTGAGGCAACATGTGATAAAGAAAAGAATCCTCACCCTCAGGAGATAATAGAGTTTCCATCAGTAATAGTGAATAGCACAACTGGCCAGCTGGAGGCTTGTTTTCAAACTTACGTGAGGCCAACGTGCAATCAACAACTGAGTGATTTCTGCAAAGATCTGACTGGTATCCAGCAACTTCAG GTTGACAGAGGTGTTACTCTAAGTGAAGCTCTCCTTAGGCATGACAAGTGGCTTGAGAAGAAAGGGATAAAGAACGCGAACTTTGCAGTTGTCACATGGTCCAGTTGGGATTGCCGTGTGATGTTGGAATCAGAATGCCGATACAAAAAGATCAGGAAGCCTCCTTATTTCAACCG TTGGATCAACTTGAAGGTTCCTTTCCGAGAGGTTTTTGGAGGTGCAAGGTGCAATTTGAAAGATGCAGTCCAAATGGCTGGCCTAGCATGGCAGGGCCGTGCTCACTGTGGTCTGGATGATGCCAAAAATACAGCCCGCTTGCTTGCTTTTCTCATGCACAAGGGTTTTAGATTCTCTATCACCGATTCTCTGATGTATCAATCAAATGATGAACCCCTTACATGGAAGCTACCCCCAGATCACCCATCATTTCCCTCTTCTTTTCAACCTCAAAAGATGAGGGACATGCCTTCTCCAGTATTGCAAAATCATCCTTACTGTTTCTGTGGAGTAAGGAGCAGCAAAGGGATGTTCCGAAAACCAGGTCCAAAGCAAGGAAGCCTCTTCTTCGGGTGTGGGAATTGGACTGCTGCTAGAGGTGCCTGTTGTCAGTATTTCGAATGGGCGAAGTCCTGA